Within the Thermoflexus hugenholtzii JAD2 genome, the region GGACGTCGTGGCGGCGGAAGTCGATGCCCAGGGCCCGCAGGCTCTCCAGATAGAGCTCCTGAGGGTTGCCGGGATCCGGCTTGAGGATCACCTGGAACTGGTGATGGAGCTGCATCCGGTTGGGGTTCTCGGCGTAGCGGCCGTCGGCGGGCCGATAGGAGGGCTCCACGTAGGCCACCCGCCAGGGCTCAGGGCCCAGCACCCGCAACACAGTGGCCGGGTTCATCGTCCCGGCCCCCACCTTCTCGCTGTAGGGCTGCCAGATCAGGCAGCCCTGCTCCGCCCAGAACTCCTGCAGTCGGAGGATGATCTCCTGGAACGAGAGCGGACGTCGAGGCGCCATCCTGCCTCCTCTCCCGGGAATAAAAGGCGATGGGCGCGCGGGGGCGCCCACCGCCTCATTATCGCATAGCGCCGGCGGCGAGGGGAGGGGGCTACGCCGTCCCGAACTCCCGCCGCAGCTGCTCCGCGGCCTGGCGGATGGATCGGAGCTTGCGGAAGGCCACCTCCGGGGTGGCCACCGGGCGCTCAGCGAAGGTCCCGAAGCCGCAGTCCGGGTTCAGGAAGATCTGCGAGGGTTCGAAGTAGTTCAGGGCCTCCTTCACCCGGGCGACGATGAACTCAGGGGGCTCGATCTCGGCGGTGCGCGGGTTGACCACCCCCAGGCCCAGCTCCCGCTTCTGCCGGCACTCCCGGAAGACCTCCAGGTCGCCGGCCCGCGGGGTGGCGAACTCCAGCACCCACTGCTGCACCCGCATGGCCTCCAGGGTGCTCAGCAGCGGCCGGTAATCCCCGGTGAGCAGCGCCTCCTCCCGCGTGGTCCAATTCCCCCGGCAGATGTGGACGCCGATGCGCACCCCTTCCACCCCCAGCACCACCCGGTTGATCAGCTGGGCGGCCCAGGCCAGCTCCAGCTGGGGATCCTCCCCCGCGGCCGAGAGAGAGGCGCACATGAAAGTGCGGCTGTGGACCGGCGGCTGGAACACCACCTCGGTCAACACCGGCTCGTCCAGCTGGATGAAAGCCGCCCCCGCGTCCCGCAAGCGAAGGATCTCCTCCCGCAGGATGGCCACCACGTCCTGGGCCAGATCCTCCCGGGTGGGGTAGACCCGGTCGGAGAGGCCCTGCACCCACATGGTGCGGGTGAGCAGGTAGGGGCCGGGGAGGGGGATCTTGATCGGCCGGTCGGTGTGCCGACGCAGGAACTCCAGCTCGTCCAGAGCCAAGGGCATCTTCAGGCGGATCTTATCCACCGCCACCGGGGTCTTGATGGCGTAGGCCGGGACGTCCAGCTGGCGGAGGATCTGCTCGAAGTAGGATTTGTCCTCCGCGTAGTCATACATCTCGGCCACACTCATCATGCGGACCCCTTCCAGCTTCTCGACGACGAAGGAGTAGAAGTTGTCGCGGCGCTGTTCGCCGTCGCTGACGATCTCCACACCCGCCTCCTCCTGGGCCCGCAGGGCCTCCAGGGCGGCGCGGTCGGCGATCTCCTGGAACTCCTGATACGAGAGCTGGCCGGCGTGGCGCTTGCGCAAGGCCTCCAGCAGCCATGGCGGCCGCGGCCAGCTGC harbors:
- a CDS encoding cobalamin-independent methionine synthase II family protein, producing the protein MARNGLPLFPVTVVGSWPRPPWLLEALRKRHAGQLSYQEFQEIADRAALEALRAQEEAGVEIVSDGEQRRDNFYSFVVEKLEGVRMMSVAEMYDYAEDKSYFEQILRQLDVPAYAIKTPVAVDKIRLKMPLALDELEFLRRHTDRPIKIPLPGPYLLTRTMWVQGLSDRVYPTREDLAQDVVAILREEILRLRDAGAAFIQLDEPVLTEVVFQPPVHSRTFMCASLSAAGEDPQLELAWAAQLINRVVLGVEGVRIGVHICRGNWTTREEALLTGDYRPLLSTLEAMRVQQWVLEFATPRAGDLEVFRECRQKRELGLGVVNPRTAEIEPPEFIVARVKEALNYFEPSQIFLNPDCGFGTFAERPVATPEVAFRKLRSIRQAAEQLRREFGTA